The Thermovibrio guaymasensis genomic interval CCTGAGGGAGTTTTTTTCCCTGAAAAGGAAGAAAAGAGTAAAGAAATTAAAACTGAAGTTAAAACTCCTCAAGAAGTCAAGGAAGAGGAAAAAGAGGTAGAGACTGAGAGCCCCGTTCCGTTAGAGAAAGAAAAGGAAGTTTCTACCGGTGAAGATAGCGGAACTGAGAAGGAAAAGGAGGAAGTTGAACCTGATGAAGAGAAACAGTTAGAGTCTGCGGAAGTGAAGGAGAGTAGAGAGGATAAGGATTTAACTTCAGATGTTAAAAAGCAGGTATTTTCGTATAAGGAGCCTTTACCGAAGGAAACTAAAGTTAAGAAGGAAAAAGAGGAAGGGGGTAATTGGAAGAAAGTAGCACTTCCTACTTTTATCATTACTTTCCTTTTTGTGTTCTTTTCTTTGTTAAGAAGAAGGAAGGGCAAGTTGAAGGAAACAGATTTTGAAAGTTACGTTGCAGATTTACTAAATCAGGGAAAGTACAAAGAGTTAATTGAGTTGGCGGTTCCCTACCTTATGAAACGGCCTAAAGATACCTTTGTGAAGAAGGCTTTGGCGGAGAGCTACGAAAAGCTCGGTAGGTACCTTGAGGCGGCCGATGTTTACTCTGAGATAGCAAAGGACCTTGAGGAAAAGGGACTTAATGTTTTGGCTGAGGACTTTAAGAGGAGAGCCAATGAGCTTTACCAGATGGAATTTGGAAAGAGGTAGGGAAGTCTTCCCTACCCCTTAGAAAATCTACTTGAGCTCTTTCTTCTGCTCTTTTAAGAATGGCATCATCTCTCTTAGTTTCTTTCCGACTTTTTCAATCGGATGTTCAGCTTCCATTCTCCTGTAGGCGTTGAGAACTGGATAGTTTGCCTGAGCTTCAAGGACGAACTCTTTTGCGAACTGTCCAGTTTGGATTTCTTTAAGGATTTGTTTCATGTTCTCTTTGACCCTTTCGTCAATTACCCTTGGGCCTCTAGTGTAGTCTCCGTACTCAGCTGTGTCTGATATTGAGTACCTCATACCTGCAAGGCCGTGCTGGTAGATGAGGTCAACTATTAGCTTAAGCTCGTGGAGGCACTCAAAGTATGCAACTTCAGGCTGGTAACCTGCCTCTGTAAGGGTCTCAAACCCGGCCTTTATTAGTGCAGAAACTCCACCGCAGAGGACCGCCTGCTCTCCAAAGAGGTCGGTTTCTGTTTCCTCTTTGAAGGTTGTTTCAATTACTCCGGCCCTCGTTGCACCGATACCTTTAGCGTAGGCAAGGGCAATTTCCTTTGCTTTTCCTGTGGCGTCCTGGTGAACGGCTACGAGTGCAGGAACTCCTGCTCCTTCAAGGTAGGTCCAGCGAACTAAGTGACCAGGCCCTTTTGGAGCTACCATAAATACGTCAACGTCCTGAGGAGGAACAATCTGGTTAAAGTGAATGTTGAAACCGTGGGCAAAAGCGAGGGCTTTTCCAGGCTCCAAGTTTGGTCTTACTTCCTCTTCGTAAACCCTCTTTTGAACAGGGTCTGGCAGTAGGAACATTATAACGTCGGCTTTCTTTGAGGCTTCTTCCGGCGTTAAAACTTCAAAGCCGTCCTTTTTAGCCTTTTCTGCAGATTTACCAGGCCTGATACCGATTATCACGTTAATTCCGCTGTCCCTTAAGTTAAGGGCATGGGCGTGTCCTTGACTTCCGTAGCCGAGGATTGCTACTGTCTTGTCCTTAAGGTACTCAAGGCTTGCATCTTCGTCGTAGTATACCTTTGCCATCTTTACCTCCGTATTCTAAATCTTTAAGTTTTTTCCTCTCCGAAAGTTTCGCCCTGTAGTGCTCTTACCATTGCAACTCTTCCAGTCCTTGCCATTTCTTTGATACCGAGGGGCTTTATTAGTTCTAAAAACGCGTCAACTTGGTCCTCATCTCCGGTTAGTTCAACGGTATAGGTATCGTGGGAAACGTCAACGATCTGAGCTCCAAATATGTCAACAAGCCTTTTTACTTCTTCCTTCTTATCCTTTGTCTCAACCGATAGGCGGACTATGAGGAGCTCCCTATCCAGCTTCTTCTTATCCGTTAAATCCCTTACCTTAAAGACGTCTATTATTCTCCTTAGCTGTTTGACTATCTGCTCAATTGTGTGCTCGTCTCCCTTTGCTACCATTGTAATTCTTGATATTGTGGGGTCTTCCGTATGACCTACGTTTAGACTTTCTATATTGTAACCTCTAGAGCTGAAGAGCTCTATTATCCTTGCTAGAGCTCCCGGCTGATTTTCAACAAGAACGCTTATTATATGTTTCCTCTCCTCTTTCCTATCCATAACTTCCTCTTTAAACCGCTTTTTTCTCCCTCTTCTTACCGTAACTTGGCAGAATCATTTCGTGAAGGGCTCCTCCTGGCGGAACCATCGGATATACGTCCTCTTCCCTATCTACGATAAAGTCTATAACAACGGGCCTGTCGTTTATAGACATCGCTTCCTTTAAGACTTCTTCTACTTCTGAGGGCTTTTCAGCCCTTAGTCCGACTCCTCCCATTGCCTCAACCAGCTTTACAAAGTCTGGCTGAACGTCAAGGTGAACTTGGGAATAGTTCTTGTCGTAGAAGATTCCCTGCCACTGGCGCACCATTCCGAGGAAGTTGTTGTTTAGGATTGCTACCTTTATGGGGATGTTGTAGTGAACGGCGGTAACGATTTCCTGCATGTTCATCTGGAACGAACCGTCTCCGGAAATACAGAAGACTGTTTTATCGGGCCTTCCAACTTTTGCTCCGATGGCAGCCGGAACGCCAAATCCCATAGTTCCGAGTCCACCAGAGGTAATGAACTGGCGTGGGTACTTAAACTTGTAGTACTGGGCCGTCCACATCTGGTGCTGTCCAACGTCTGTAGTTATTATGGCCTCTCCCTTTGTTACTTGCCAGACCTTCTCTATTACGAACTGAGGTTTTATTATCCTATCGCTCGGTTCGTACCAAAGAGGGTAGCGCTCAGCCCAGCTCCTCACCTTTAGTATCCACCTCTCCCTTGCTCCGTAGAACTCCCTGTTCTTCGCTACTAACTTTTCAACTTCAGGGAGGAGCTCCTCCATTACGAGCTTTGCATCTCCAACTATAGGTATGTCAACAGGTTTGTTCTTACCAATCTCTGCGCTGTCAATATCTATATGTATAACCTTTGCGTTTGGGGCAAACTCTGAAAGTTTCCCCGTTACCCTGTCGTCAAACCTTGCACCTATTGCTATGAGGAGGTCGGCCTCCTGAACTGCCATGTTTGCCGCGTAAGTTCCATGCATTCCGAGCATTCCGAGGAAGAAGGGGTGGTTGCTTGGGACTGCCGTTAAGCCCATTAAGGTAGCAACCATGGGAATGTTCGCAACTTCTGCCATCTTTACGACTAGGTCTGAGGCTCCTGAGGAGACAACACCTCCGCCGATATAGAGAACCGGTCTTTCAGAGGTTGCTATGGCCTTTGCGGCTCTCTTTATCTGTCCTGGGTGTCCCTTTAGAACAGGCTTGTAACTCCTTATCTGAACAGGAGCTTTATACTCCTCCTCAAAGAAGTCTGTTAGTTCCCTTGTAACGTCCTTTGGAAGGTCAACCAGGACGACGCCGGGACGGCCTGTTTTTGCAATGTGGAAGGCCTTTTTAATCGTATCTGCAAGGTCTTTAACGTCCTTTACTAAGAAGTTGTGTTTTGTTATAGGGCGGGTTATTCCAACTGTATCAACTTCCTGAAATGCGTCGTTGCCTATCATGAAAGTCGGGACGTTTCCTGTAAAGGCTACTACGGGGGAGGAGTCTATCTGAGCTGTTGCTAGGCCTGTTACTAAATTCGTTGCACCTGGGCCGGATGTGGCAAAGCAGACTCCAACTTTCCCTGTAGCCCTTGCATACCCGTCGGCTGCGTGGGCCGCTCCCTGTTCATGCCTTGTAAGGTAGTGCTTTAAGGGGCTGAATGGTAATCGGTCGTAGATATCTAATACTGCTCCCCCGGGGTATCCAAAAATCCTTTCAACACCTTCAAGTTCAAGGGCTCTTAGTAAAATCTCTGCTCCAGAGAGCTTCATAGTTGTACTCCTCCTTAGGCGTGTAAGAGGGAATGATATCAAAAATAAACCTTCCTATATTTATTTCTCCACCCCTTATTGGGAGGAGTTCTTGATAGTAGAGAAGT includes:
- the ilvC gene encoding ketol-acid reductoisomerase; the encoded protein is MAKVYYDEDASLEYLKDKTVAILGYGSQGHAHALNLRDSGINVIIGIRPGKSAEKAKKDGFEVLTPEEASKKADVIMFLLPDPVQKRVYEEEVRPNLEPGKALAFAHGFNIHFNQIVPPQDVDVFMVAPKGPGHLVRWTYLEGAGVPALVAVHQDATGKAKEIALAYAKGIGATRAGVIETTFKEETETDLFGEQAVLCGGVSALIKAGFETLTEAGYQPEVAYFECLHELKLIVDLIYQHGLAGMRYSISDTAEYGDYTRGPRVIDERVKENMKQILKEIQTGQFAKEFVLEAQANYPVLNAYRRMEAEHPIEKVGKKLREMMPFLKEQKKELK
- the ilvB gene encoding biosynthetic-type acetolactate synthase large subunit, coding for MKLSGAEILLRALELEGVERIFGYPGGAVLDIYDRLPFSPLKHYLTRHEQGAAHAADGYARATGKVGVCFATSGPGATNLVTGLATAQIDSSPVVAFTGNVPTFMIGNDAFQEVDTVGITRPITKHNFLVKDVKDLADTIKKAFHIAKTGRPGVVLVDLPKDVTRELTDFFEEEYKAPVQIRSYKPVLKGHPGQIKRAAKAIATSERPVLYIGGGVVSSGASDLVVKMAEVANIPMVATLMGLTAVPSNHPFFLGMLGMHGTYAANMAVQEADLLIAIGARFDDRVTGKLSEFAPNAKVIHIDIDSAEIGKNKPVDIPIVGDAKLVMEELLPEVEKLVAKNREFYGARERWILKVRSWAERYPLWYEPSDRIIKPQFVIEKVWQVTKGEAIITTDVGQHQMWTAQYYKFKYPRQFITSGGLGTMGFGVPAAIGAKVGRPDKTVFCISGDGSFQMNMQEIVTAVHYNIPIKVAILNNNFLGMVRQWQGIFYDKNYSQVHLDVQPDFVKLVEAMGGVGLRAEKPSEVEEVLKEAMSINDRPVVIDFIVDREEDVYPMVPPGGALHEMILPSYGKKREKKAV
- a CDS encoding SPOR domain-containing protein; amino-acid sequence: MRFCLSLITAFLFILLSYSFAQIPKPGSRVYTVQVASLKSKVEAESILKKVSSFPGARISYRNGRYKVRVGFFKTYKEAQEFVKESGLTKVVSDYYITRISFNPEGVFFPEKEEKSKEIKTEVKTPQEVKEEEKEVETESPVPLEKEKEVSTGEDSGTEKEKEEVEPDEEKQLESAEVKESREDKDLTSDVKKQVFSYKEPLPKETKVKKEKEEGGNWKKVALPTFIITFLFVFFSLLRRRKGKLKETDFESYVADLLNQGKYKELIELAVPYLMKRPKDTFVKKALAESYEKLGRYLEAADVYSEIAKDLEEKGLNVLAEDFKRRANELYQMEFGKR
- the ilvN gene encoding acetolactate synthase small subunit encodes the protein MDRKEERKHIISVLVENQPGALARIIELFSSRGYNIESLNVGHTEDPTISRITMVAKGDEHTIEQIVKQLRRIIDVFKVRDLTDKKKLDRELLIVRLSVETKDKKEEVKRLVDIFGAQIVDVSHDTYTVELTGDEDQVDAFLELIKPLGIKEMARTGRVAMVRALQGETFGEEKT